The window CCGAGCAACCGGATGCAGCGCCTGCAGGCACTGGCGCGTGGCGATGAAGGCTTCCTGCTGGCGCTGGGCTATTCCACACAGCGCGGCTATGGCCGCAACCACCCGTTTGCCGGCGAAATTCGTATTGGCTTTACCGAGGTATGGCTGGAGCCGGAAGAACTGGATTTTGCGGTCCCGGCAGGTGATATTGAAGTGACCGAATGTGAGATGGTCAATCAGTTTGTCGGCTCCAAAGATCAGCCTGCACAATTTACGCGAGGCTATGGTCTGGCTTTTGGCTATAACGAACGCAAGGTCATGGGCATGGCCCTGGTTGATCGTGCGCTGCGTGCCGCCGAGTATGACGAAGAGATCACTTCACCCGCGCAACAGGAAGAGTTTGTGCTGATGCATTGTGATAACGTTGAAGCCGCCGGCTTCGTATCACATTTGAAATTGCCACACTATGTGGACTTCCAGGCAGAGCTGGAGCTGATTCGCAAAATGAGAAAACGCGATGCCCAGGCGCAGCTTAACCAGGAACAGCAGGACATCGAAGCGGGGCAGGTCCCGCCGCAGAAGGAGAAACGGGCATGAATGCCAATGTAGAACCCTATAACTTTGCTTACCTGGATGAGCAGACCAAGCGCATGATACGCCGGGCCCTGCTCAAGGCGGTGGCCATTCCCGGCTATCAGGTGCCGTTTGGCGGACGCGAGATGCCGCTGCCTTATGGATGGGGCACCGGTGGCATGCAGCTGACCGCAGCGATCCTGGGGCGTGATGATGTACTGAAGGTCATTGATCAGGGCGCGGACGATACCACCAATGCCGTGTCCATCCGGCGCTTTTTCTCGCGTACTGCAGGTGTTCGCACGACCGTGGATACGACCGAAGCGACGGTGATACAGACCCGTCACCGTATTCCGGAAACCGATCTGAGCAATCACCAGATCATGGTGTTCCAGGTGCCGATTCCCGAACCGCTGCGTTTTATTGAGCCGTCAGAGACCGAGACCAAAACCATGCATGCCCTGAATGATTATGGCGTCATGCATGTGAAGCTGTACGAAGACATTGCGCGCTATGGACATATCGCCACTGCTTACGCTTATCCGGTACTGGTTGCCGGACGCTATGTGATGGACCCGTCTCCCATTCCGAAATTCGACAACCCCAAGCTTAACCGCAGTGCTGCGCTCATGCTGTTTGGCGCAGGTCGTGAAAAGCGCCTGTACGCCGTGCCGCCATATACCGACGTGGTCAGTCTGGACTTTGAAGATCATCCGTTCGACGTCCAGAAATGGGAGCACAGTTGTGCCATTTGTGGTTCCACGGAATCGTTCCTGGACGAGATTATTACAGATGATAAGGGCAGCCGCGATTTCGTCTGCTCCGACACAGACTATTGCGCACAGCGCGTGGCAAAGGCAGGGGTAACACAATGAGTGCATTGCAGGCAATCAACAATCAGACAGCGCGTCCGGTAGCAGACGATCTGGTCGCCGAGCCGCTATTGCAGGTGTCGGACATTGGTCTTTTGTTTGGTCCGGACAAGGGATGTCAGGAGGTCGGTTTCGATCTGTACCCTGGCGAGGTGCTGGGTATTGTGGGCGAGTCGGGATCGGGCAAGTCGACGCTGCTCAATGTGCTTTCCGGCCGCAGCCAGCCCGATGCGGGCACTATTCATTATCGGCAGGACAGTGGTGTGGTAACGGATCTGTATGCATCCACGGAGGCGCAACGGCGCACCTTGCTGCGCACCGAGTGGGGCTTTGTCGAACAGAATCCGCGCGACGGGCTGCGCATGACCGTGTCGGCCGGCGCCAATATCGGTGAGCGCCTGATGGCGCAGGGCGTACGCAATTACGGCGTGCTGCGCAGTGAATCGCTGCGCTGGCTGCGTCAGGTGGAAATTGACGAATCGCGTATAGATGATCTGCCGCGCACTTTTTCCGGCGGTATGCAGCAGCGGCTGCAGATCGCCCGTAATCTGGTGTCTCATCCCCGTCTGGTGTTTATGGACGAACCAACCGGCGGTCTGGACGTATCGGTGCAGGCGCGCCTGCTGGATATGCTGCGTGCCCTGGTGCGTGACCTGGGCCTTGCCGTGATTATCGTCACGCATGATTTGGCCGTGGCCCGGCTGCTTGCGGACCGCCTGATGGTGATGCGTCGCTCGCGCGTGGTGGAAAGCGGGCTGACCGATCAGATTCTGGATGACCCGCAGCACCCGTATACGCAATTGCTGGTCTCATCCGTATTGCAGCCGTGATAGTACAGTTGCAATTAATGCATTCGGAGAAATAATGAATACCGTTCTGGAAGTAAATAACCTATCCAAGACTTTCACGCTGCATCAACAGCAGGGCGTGCAACTGAACGTGCTCGAGGATATCAGCTTTTCTATCAACGCCGGCGAGTGCGTGGTGCTGCACGGTCAGTCGGGCGCCGGCAAATCAACGCTGTTGCGCACGCTCTATGGGAATTATCTGCCGGGCGGCGGTTCCATTCGGGTGCGGCACCGCGGCCACATGACCGAGCTGGTCGGCGCCGCGCCACGCCGGATCATGCAGGTGCGCAAGGAAACCATGGGCTATGTCAGTCAGTTCCTGCGCGTGATTCCTCGCGTGAACTGTCTGGATGTCGTTAGCGAACCGGCCCTGTTGCGCGGCTGGAGCGCCGAGCAGGCAAAGGCGCGTGCTACCGAGTTGCTGACGCGGCTTAATATTCCGCAACGGCTCTGGTCGCTGGCGCCCAATACCTTTTCCGGTGGTGAGCAGCAACGCGTCAATATCGCCAGAGGGTTCATGGTCAACTGGCCGTTGATGCTGCTGGACGAACCAACGGCATCGCTGGATGAGGCTAACCGCCAGGTGGTGCTGGAAATGATCGGCGAGGCCAGGTCAGCAGGCTCTGCCCTGATCGGTATTTTTCATGATAAAGCGGCGCGCGAGGCCGTGGCAGACCGTAGTCTGGATATCGCAACCCGGGAGATGAAACATGTTGCGTGAGAGAGTGATTACCAATGCAAAGATCGTGACCGCCAGTGAGGTCATCCATGGTACGGTGGCCGTGCGCGACGGCCAGATCCATGATGTGAGCGAAGGCAGAAGCAGTCTGCCGGCCGCCGAAGACTGGCAGGGCGATTTTATGATGCCGGGGCTGATCGAGCTGCATACCGACAACCTGGAAAAGTACATGAACCCCCGTCCGGGCGTGGACTGGCCGTCGGAAAATGCGGTACTGGCACATGACGCGCAG of the Advenella mimigardefordensis DPN7 genome contains:
- a CDS encoding alpha-D-ribose 1-methylphosphonate 5-phosphate C-P-lyase PhnJ, translating into MNANVEPYNFAYLDEQTKRMIRRALLKAVAIPGYQVPFGGREMPLPYGWGTGGMQLTAAILGRDDVLKVIDQGADDTTNAVSIRRFFSRTAGVRTTVDTTEATVIQTRHRIPETDLSNHQIMVFQVPIPEPLRFIEPSETETKTMHALNDYGVMHVKLYEDIARYGHIATAYAYPVLVAGRYVMDPSPIPKFDNPKLNRSAALMLFGAGREKRLYAVPPYTDVVSLDFEDHPFDVQKWEHSCAICGSTESFLDEIITDDKGSRDFVCSDTDYCAQRVAKAGVTQ
- the phnK gene encoding phosphonate C-P lyase system protein PhnK, which produces MSALQAINNQTARPVADDLVAEPLLQVSDIGLLFGPDKGCQEVGFDLYPGEVLGIVGESGSGKSTLLNVLSGRSQPDAGTIHYRQDSGVVTDLYASTEAQRRTLLRTEWGFVEQNPRDGLRMTVSAGANIGERLMAQGVRNYGVLRSESLRWLRQVEIDESRIDDLPRTFSGGMQQRLQIARNLVSHPRLVFMDEPTGGLDVSVQARLLDMLRALVRDLGLAVIIVTHDLAVARLLADRLMVMRRSRVVESGLTDQILDDPQHPYTQLLVSSVLQP
- the phnL gene encoding phosphonate C-P lyase system protein PhnL yields the protein MNTVLEVNNLSKTFTLHQQQGVQLNVLEDISFSINAGECVVLHGQSGAGKSTLLRTLYGNYLPGGGSIRVRHRGHMTELVGAAPRRIMQVRKETMGYVSQFLRVIPRVNCLDVVSEPALLRGWSAEQAKARATELLTRLNIPQRLWSLAPNTFSGGEQQRVNIARGFMVNWPLMLLDEPTASLDEANRQVVLEMIGEARSAGSALIGIFHDKAAREAVADRSLDIATREMKHVA